Within Micromonospora parathelypteridis, the genomic segment TTCCCGGGTCTGCTCGACCGCCGGCCGGGCAACCTCGCTGAGCGGCAGCACCGACGCCGACTCCGCGACCCGTCGCCCGGTGGCAGCGTGTGCCTCCTCGCGCAGACTGCGGGCCGCCGCCACAGCCAACTCGGCCGCCCGCCACGCAACCTGCTCCTGCTCGCGGGCGGCGGCGTGCCGGGCTGCCAGATTGTCCCGAATCGCGCGCTGCAGCACGAACTCCTGCTCGACCGGGTGCAGCCGCGGGTCCCAGCCGTCGCGGTGCGCGAAGACCTCGCTGAGCTGCTCCACCGACAGCTCCCGCCGCCAGTACGCATCCAGCGCGGCACGGTGCAGGTAGCGCTCGCGGTCCACGTACTCGGCGGGAGTTCGGGCGGTCTGCGGCAGCGGCATCGCCGCTGCCGCACCGAACCGCCGGACGGCCGCTTCCGCAGCCTCATACGTCTGCCAGGCTGCCTCGACCGCCTCCTGTGCGATCACCCACTCCGCGCGGCGGCGCTGAGCGGTGGTGGTCGCCCGCGCTGCGGCCACCGCGATCTCCTGCGCGTAGCGGCTCTGCTCCCGCTCCTCCTGCGCCTGTTCGAGTTGGCTCGGCATGGCCGCGCGGCGGATCCGGGCGCCCGGGTCGAAGCGGAGACGGCCGGGCCGCAGCAGGAGAACAGAGACAGCGACCCCGACCACCCCGAGCAGGCTCAGCCAGATGACGGCAGCTCGGGACAGGTCGGGCAGGGCGGCGGAGAGGATGGATTGCATGATCAGCACCTCGCGGTCGAAGGCGGGTATCGACGGGGGCAGGAGAGGCCCGACAGCGGCGGTCGGCCAAATGGCGGAGTGATCCGTCGGCGGCGACTCAACTGCCGCGACGGATGACCCGGGATCGGGCCCCGGGGATCGCCGGGCCTAGATCAGCGGGTGGGCGGGCCGCGTCGGGCAGGAACGCCACGGCCGGGATCGATGGCCGGCGCGTGCCCCGGGCCCTCGGCGATCGGACCGGTCGCCGCAGCGGCGTCGACCGTGCCAGCCGGCCGGGCGGCAACGGGCTGGCCGGCCCGCTCAGTGGCCGGCGCGGCATCGGGGCTGACAGTGGCCACCCGGCTGCTCACGGCGCTGGGTCGTAGCTGCGTCGGGGCAGGCGGTGCGGTCGCGGCGAGCGCGCCGCCGAGGCCGACCGCGAGCACCAGCGCCGTGACCGCCAGTCGGGTCAGATCACGCAGTGAGCGCAGCACAGCCCAGCGGGCTGGGCGGAGAAGCGCTGCGGACGACACCCGACCAACCTATCGCCCGCCCCGGCAGGTCGCAGCACGGCGACGGCACGGTCTGGCGTGACCGCCACCACCATGCACACTGTGGACGCATCGATCGACGACGCCCCGGAACGGGCGGTGCCCCGGCCGGATCGGAACCGGCCGGGGCACCACGCATCGTTCGTACGGCACGCCGGTGGTGAAGGCTCACCCGCGGCGGGACGTGGTCAGCCGCCGTTGCCGAGGACCGGCGGCGCGGCGTTCCCGCCGTCCTGCCACACCATCTCGTCCTCGGTCAACCAGGTCAGCCGCTCATCGGAGTCGTCATCCTGAGATCGACCCTGGCCGCCGAGCACCCCACCGTTGCCCCCCGCCCCACGGCCGGAGCCCGGGCGGATGTTGCCACCGGTCGTGGCTGGCCGGCCGCCGCTCCCACCACGCTGGCCGTCAATGCTGCGCCCGACCCCGCTGGCGGCGCGACCGTCAGCCGGGGGCGCACCACCGGCCGGACGAGCCGAGGGCGGTGGCGTGCTGCTGCCGCCCGAACCGGCGAGCGCCCCGGTGCGCAGCACCCCGCCGGCCGGTGCCCCGCCTTGCGCTCCGAAGAGCAGGCCGGGGCCGGTGCCGGCGCCAGCGGGCGCCGCGGGCGGCCCGGACAGCCCGGCCAACCCGGCGGCACCACCAGTGAGCAGCGCGCCGCCGACCAGCGGATCCGCACCGGCGAGGTAGGTGCCGGGGGCATCGGAGCCGCTGCCGGTGCCGACCGGGCCGATGGCGACGGCCGGCGTGCCACCGGTGCCCGAGCCATGCTCGCCAGGCACCGAGGTGTCACCGACCCCCGGCGGCGGGGCAGCGCGCTCGGATTTCGCGACGGTCGCGTCGCCGGTGTGCGCGTTGACACCGGTGCTGGTGGGCCCGTTGCTCACCTTGGCGATGGCCGAGACACTCTGCGGCGTCGTCGGATCGTTGTTGACGCTGTTCGGGGTCTCCGGGTCGGGCGGGGGCGGGTCGACCACCCGGTCGTAGGCGGAGATCTCGTAACTGCTGGCCAACTCGGCCACCAGGTTCACCATCCGCTGGTGGGCCTTCTCCTGCTCTTCCTTGTCCTGCTGGTGACCCATGATGCCCATGACCACCGCGCCGGGCAGACCGAAGGTGGTCGCACCCTTGATCGTGCCGGAGATCGCCTTGTCGTTGTCGTCGGTCTCCTCTGGGCTCTCGACCTGCTTGTGGGCGCTGCGCAGATGGTCGGCCATCATGGTCAGCCCCTGCTTGATGCCGGCCATCCCTTCGCCCAGGGCGTCGGAGTGGGCGACGATCAGGCTGAGTCGCCGATGGAACTCCCGACCTGCCGAACCCGTCCAGGTGTTGCCCAGCTTCTCGAGGTCGCCGCCCAGATCCCGGCCGACACCGTCCAGGATTCCCTTGAGCTCGGCCCACTGGGTGGCAACGCCCTCGATCTGCTCGGGCTTGCCGGCCATCACGCCGTCGTACAGCTCTTGATGGCTGCTGCCCTGGTAACGCTGGGTGTACTCAGACACGCCCGTCCTCCTTCGGCTGCAACGCCCGGTCGACCCCGTTCAGCGCGGCGGTGACGTCAGTGGCGTTGGCGGCGTTACGCGCCTCGGCGGTGCGGTAGTTGGTCAGGATCGTGTTGGTGGCCTGCTGCGCGGCCAGCACCGCCTGCCGGATCCTCTCGGCCTGCTCGACATAGGACTGATGCACCTCGCTGTAGCGACGTGCCTTGTCGGTGGCGTCGAAGAACGAACCCAGCGCCGGAGGACGGCACTGCATCTCGGTGTTGAGCTTGCGCAGCACCGACTCGACCTGGCTCAACCGTGTCGCCAGGTGCTGCTGGAAGTCCTCTAGGGACAGCAGGTCGACTTCCGTACGCCCCGTCATGGCAAACATCCCCGTCGTTCTGATTGACAGCCGTCAGCAGTATTCAGATTAGTCCACCGTAGCTGGTCTGGGCGACCCGTCATCGCTGCTCAGCTGTCGGCTCCTGTCGATACCGCGGGCATCCCACCGCCCGCCCCGCCGCTCGGTGGTGCGGCCGAGGGTGGCGCGGCCGAGGGTGGCGCGGCCGGCGGCGGTGCGGCCGGGGCCGGCGCGTCGGGTGAGAAGACGGCCAACGCATCCTCGTAGTCCAGGGTCGGACCGGTCGGGATCAGCGAGAGCAGTGAGCCAGGCACCGCCAGCGGGGTGACCCCGCCGTAGCCGAGCACGTCCAGCGTCGCCGCCGAACCGAGTGGATACCGGATGCCCTGCGGGCTGATCAGGAAGATCGTCGACCCGGCGGCACCGGTCCCGCTGGTCCCGGCACCGGGCGAGGCCTGCGCGATGACGCCCTTGCCACCGGGCAACAGCACCGCCTCGGCGGTGCGTACGGCATCCCGCCTGGTCTGGGCCGCCGGCACCGGGCCCGGATCGCTCGCGGTCAGCTCGGCCGGCGCCCGGTCGAAGACCTCCAGGGTGGTGATCGGCGGACCACCTCCGCTGCCCGCCCGGTACGTCGCGCAGAGCGTGGTCTGACCCGACCTGGCCTGGAAGATGGTCGGCATCGTCGTCGGCAGCCCCTCCTCGTCCACCCGCTGCTCGACATAGAACTCGCCGGCCTGATCCGGGGTGATGTCGGTGATCGCGCCGCCGCCGCGGACCATCAGCAGAGCGGTGATCTCACTGATCGGGACGAGACCCTCCCGGGTCAACACGTAGTGCCGCCCGGCAG encodes:
- a CDS encoding WXG100 family type VII secretion target, which codes for MSEYTQRYQGSSHQELYDGVMAGKPEQIEGVATQWAELKGILDGVGRDLGGDLEKLGNTWTGSAGREFHRRLSLIVAHSDALGEGMAGIKQGLTMMADHLRSAHKQVESPEETDDNDKAISGTIKGATTFGLPGAVVMGIMGHQQDKEEQEKAHQRMVNLVAELASSYEISAYDRVVDPPPPDPETPNSVNNDPTTPQSVSAIAKVSNGPTSTGVNAHTGDATVAKSERAAPPPGVGDTSVPGEHGSGTGGTPAVAIGPVGTGSGSDAPGTYLAGADPLVGGALLTGGAAGLAGLSGPPAAPAGAGTGPGLLFGAQGGAPAGGVLRTGALAGSGGSSTPPPSARPAGGAPPADGRAASGVGRSIDGQRGGSGGRPATTGGNIRPGSGRGAGGNGGVLGGQGRSQDDDSDERLTWLTEDEMVWQDGGNAAPPVLGNGG